The following proteins come from a genomic window of Amphiura filiformis chromosome 16, Afil_fr2py, whole genome shotgun sequence:
- the LOC140172759 gene encoding peptide deformylase, mitochondrial-like, translating to VLWIYRLNVQLQTKCRFKSTVSSSSGSGPYITQLGDPVLRRSCQHVPRENIKSTEVQEVIKQMVSMMQEHSGLVGLAAPQIGSSLQIIVVECREMSAEPSLREEMLFPQKIVINPKLTVTDPHVVVFKETCASVNYGVNVPRAYGVEITGLNENGDDVKWAVKGWPARILQHEVDHLNGILNIDRRQRMTPLYLIKKWIKWLKGE from the exons GTACTCTGGATCTACCGCTTGAATGTTCAGTTGCAGACCAAGTGCAGATTTAAATCAACGGTATCTTCCAGTTCTGGTTCTGGCCCATACATTACACAGCTTGGAGATCCTGTGCTACGAAGGAGTTGCCAGCATGTTCCAAGAGAAAACATTAAAAGTACCGAGGTACAAGAAGTTATTAAACAAATGGTCTCCATGATGCAGGAACATAGTGGTCTTGTAGGTCTTGCAGCGCCACAAATTGGCTCCTCACTACAGATTATTGTAGTTGAATGCAGAGAAATGTCGGCTGAACCAAGTTTACGAGAGGAGATGTTATTCCCACAGAAAATTGTCATTAATCCCAAGCTGACAGTTACTGATCCACATGTTGTGGTTTTTAAAGAAACATGTGCTAGTGTCAATTATGGAGTCAATGTTCCTCGAGCATATGGAGTTGAAATAACAG GACTAAATGAGAATGGAGATGACGTGAAATGGGCAGTTAAAGGGTGGCCAGCACGGATCCTACAACACGAAGTGGATCATCTGAATGGTATACTGAATATAGATAGACGGCAAAGAATGACACCATTGTATTTGATCAAGAAATGGATTAAATGGCTGAAAGGTGAATAA